The Ignicoccus islandicus DSM 13165 sequence CCCGCTCGTCGGAGACGGGCATAAGGTAGCTTGTTGGGGCGCCAAGGAGGTTCATTCGTAGTTGCGAACTGAGTGCATAGCTTTTAGTTTACCTATTGGTCAGCAACCTATAGGACGCTAGATGGATTATAGTTATATGGAAAGAGAAAAGATTAAGGACGAATTCATATCTATGTTCGAAGCCTTTATGTTTGAAATAGTACCAGAGAAGTTGAGGAAGTTTTTCGGTGAGGGAGCTCTCATCGCTCTAATGTACGATATAGTTAAAGATGCGTCTAAGAAGACGATAACCCGTTACGCACCGAGGAACGTGGTTGAGGCGATAGAGTACGCTTTAAAGCTTCAGCAAACGGTCTTCGGTGACTTCGAATTCCAAATTAGAGAACTAGGAGGGAAGGTCTGCGTTGAAGTAATCAAGTGCCCTCACCAGAAGTACGTCGATGGAGCACCGTATAGGTGCGTTCCGTGTATAGCCATGATAGCTGGAGCGATCGAATCTACTGGAAAGAGGGTTCAAGTGAATTACTTCGGTAGGAAAGTGGGGGCTAGGGAGCCGCACGTTGTAATAAAGATCGAAAAACACAAGCCGTTAGGTCACGATAGGTGCTTACTAGAGGTTCTAGTGTCCGAAGACGCTGGTTCCGAGTAGACCCTCCATTACGGTTCCGAAGACGTAGCTTCCGAACGCCGTTATCATCAGCAACGTTACGGTCTCTAAGTACTCCCTCTTGAAGTCTTTCTCATTTATAACTGAGCTATAGTATATGAAACCTCCTAGGATAATCAACGCTATTAATAGAGAGGCTGCGAAGGCCGCCCAAATGTTATGTATAAGGAAATATGGTAGGGCCAATAGTATAACTGACAATAGGTATGAGAGGCCAGTGACGCCGGCGCTCAAGGGCGCCTTGACTTCCGGATCGTGCTTAGCTTGGACGTAAGCTGCTCCGGTCATTGAGAGGGAGGCGGAGAAGCCCACTATCAGACCAGCTAATCCCGCTAGCACGGTGTTTAGCTGTAGCGCCGAGGAAGCCGGCGTGTACTCCAGTGACCTCTACTACGGCATCGGCGAGGCCCAGGGCAACGTAACCTAGGTACTTAACCCTAGGGTCCTCCACTTCGCTCATTAGGGCCCGTTCGTGTTCCATTTCCTCCTCCAGTATTTCCTCGAGTTCCTTTCTCAACTGCTCGTCCTTTATCATTTCCTTTATCTTCTTATAGCATTCGACTGCGTTCTTTTCCGATAACTCCATTTTCTTTAAGACGAATTGGACGCCTAATAACTTAGCGATTAGTTTAACTTTCTTTAGATCCACCTTGGGAGGTTCACACCTACTTATTTTCCTCCAAAACTCGAAGTGTTTCCTCTCTTGTTCAGCTATCCTCTTCAACTTCTCAGCGTTCTCCTTGTTTTTCTCGAGGGAAGCTAGGTAGCTGTAGATAGTATAGGACTCCCATTCCTCTCTACACATTTCCTTGCCTATTTCCTCTAGCGAAAGTTGAGCTGAACTCATTGCAGTAACCCACCACTTACTCCAGTTCCGCGAACCTTTCAGTTAAGGCCGCCCCTATTCCCGAAAGGACTGCTATCGTTACGCTACCTAGGCTTAAGCTGCTGGCCAAGGAAGGGTCAATGGAGCTCCCTATGGCTGATACAATGAAGGCCACTGCTAAGGAAATAAGGAGAATTAGCGTTAGCGCGTCGTTGACTTTAGACCAAAGCCCCGCTGCCATTTCTATAACCGGTTTCACGTAGGTGGCTCCACCTTAAAGACCTTGACCACGTTCTCTACATTAACTCTATATAGGTAGTCCTCCTCAACCAAGCCGTTCTCTAAGAGTTCTTTTTGGTTCCTTGCCATCTCCCATGGGTAGACTACTATTCCCGGCCTCTTCGGATCGTCTATGTGGTCGCTCTCAATGATATACTCTGGAGGCAAGGAGACGACGTTCTCTAAAAGACCTTTAACTCCCGGGACAGTGCACCTAACTCCCTCTTCGATAGCGTACCTAAGCGTCTTGCCCCTCAAGTGATGCATTACTATTCTATCTGAATTGGTACCGTATCTTTCAATTCGTTCTTTTATATCGATCACGCTTACCTTACCGCCTTGCTCCAAATGTAAATGAACCACGGCATCGAAGTCCTTTGAGATTTGGAACGCCCTATCCATTATTTTCTCTGCTATTACGACAGAGATCGGATGGGTCTTGTAGTGTTGTCTCCCAACCTCGCCTATCCCATCGAGCTTGCCTTCCCTTAACCCCTTCTCGACTAGTTCGAGGACCTTTAGGCCGAGTTCCAGTACCTCGTGGGGCTGCATTCTACCCATGAACTTATCCACGTCAGCTGGATGGAAGCCGAAGAGGCACGATGCCTTCAAGCCGGCTTTCCTCGCCTTCTCGCACTCCCTTACAGTAATCTCAAGCGCCTTCTCGTATCCCTCAAAGGTTGCTTCCAACCCGTAGTGCCACGGACTCAACCCCACTATTGCAACGAACCATCCGCCTTCTTCCCTGAACTTAGGAGCTATCTTCTCCATACCTAAACCCTTGACTGGATTGGAATGCGTGTGGCCGTCCGCAATAGGTACCATTGGCTTTAACCCCAAGACCTCGCTGTCGCGTTAGCTGATTAATTGAGCGCAGCTCCCGTTTGGAGGGAAAGCGAAATGGAAGAGTTCGTGGAAGGGTTGAAGGAGGCCTTTGAGAAGGTTCTGTGCGAATTTACGGGAGACTGTTACGTTTGTTACGCCAAGAGAGGCAATAGATGGTACGTTATCGGAGCTTCCGAAGGCTCGATCGCATACGCTAAGGTGGCCCCTTACGAGGACCTCCCTCCAATTCAGAACTGCGAAGGTTTGCTCGCTTATCCCAAGGGCTTATTCGCCTTCGCTAAGGACCAGCGAGAACTGGCCAAGAAGGTTATTGAGAAGGTTGAGAAACTAGGGTAACGACTCTTTCCCCCTCCGTTACCCTATCGAGTTGACCCACGGGGGCAGTGTAGATAATTGCAGTTCCTCTCTCAACCTCTTCCTTTAAGAGATTGAGGAGGGCCTCCTTACCCGGAGCGTCTAGCCCAACGAATGGTTCGTCCAAGAGGAGTACCTTAGGCGAATGGAGGAGCGCCCTGACTAGTTCTAACCTCTTCCTCCAACCGAAACTCAATTCCATTGCTTTCTGCATACTTCTCTTGTCTAGACCTACCTCCTTGCAAAGCCTCGTAGCTCTCTCCATAGAAACGCCGTAGAGCTTCGAAAAGAGTTCCAAGTTCTCCCTTACTGTTAACTCGTCGTAGGTCATATTGAAATGCATTACCACTCCCAATTTCCTCTTAGCGTTGAGGCTCCAAGGCGGTTCGCCGTCTACTAAGACTTCCCCGCTGCTAGGCCTCTCTATTCCAGAGGCTATCTTGAGTATTGTGGTTTTGCCGGAACCGTTAGGTCCTTCCAGCCTAATTACTTCCCCTTCTTCAACTACCATATCGAAGTCTTTCAAGACGTATCTATCTAAGTACCTTTTAGAGACTTTGTTGAAGACCAGTATCTCCTTCATTTCAGCTCGGGAGTATTGGAAAGGGAGAAATAAAACGTTTTCAGCAAGACTATCCTTAGGGGAAAGGCCTAGTGAAAAGGTTGAGAAAGGGACTCATTAGCGATATAATAGCGGAATACTTAACTCCAATTAACATGCTCCTATTCATTACGTTCTTGATGATGATAGCTGTAATAGCTTGGTTCATCAACGTTTGGTGGACCGTGGAGCAACAGAAGCTCTTGTTACTAAAGCAGTCTCAGCAAGCCGTCTCGGTTCCCTAAAGGTAGCCCCTTACGAGGGCGTATCCCTTCTTTCTCTTCACCTCGACTTCTCTGAAGAGCTCTTTGAAGAGTTCCTCTGCCCGTTCACCGCCTTTAGCGAAAACCATTTGAAGCGATCCGCCCTTAGCCAGCCTCTCCGGAGCGCCCCTAATTACGCTCTCAACTACCTCTTTGCCTGCCGCGAGCGGCGGGTTACTTACTATAGTTGAAAATTCCCTCAAGCCTAAGGCATCCGTTGGCTCGTATAGGTTTCCTTGCAAGACCGTTACCTCTAAACCGTTTCTCTCAGCGTTCCTCCTGCTGGCCTTCACTGCTTGGGGGTTCACGTCCACCATGTATACGTCTAGTTGAGGGTTGAATGCCTTAGCGAAGAGCCCTATTGGCCCGTAACCGCAACCTATATCGAGAAGCTTCCCCTTGTCCGGTATTTCCATCCACTCTATCAGTAACCTAGTTCCCAAATCTATTTGGGAACTGGAGAAGAGGCCCGGTGGTGTGGTTAGTACTAGCCTCACTCCCCTAGCTTCCAATACTATCTCTATCGGTCTCCCGCCTTTTCCCTTTTTATAGTAATGCAATTCTTACCCAAGCTTGAAAACTGCTCCTCCGTTATTGGTATTGCGGTGAAAGGCAATTGTATAAGGTACCATTAAAGACTTTCAACTGGTTCATAGAGGTTCAAACGCCTTGTTCAGCTCACATGCACGGAATAGAAGAAGTTTACTATAAAGGCAGGAGTCAGTACCAAGAGATAGTCGTAGCGAAGCTCTGCAACGTCGGGAAGGCCCTCATATTAGACGGCAAAATTCAATCGAGCGAATACGACGAATGGATTTATCATGAGAGCTTAGTTCATCCAGTAATGATCGCTCACCCCAATCCCAAGAGAGTCGCTATACTGGGAGGTGGCGAGGGCGCTACGCTAAGGGAAGTGTTAAAGTACGATGTAGAGAAAGTTGTAATGGTTGACTTGGATAGGGAGGTGGTAGAGGTAGCTAAGAAGTTCTTGCCGGAATGGCACAAGGGCGCCTTCGATGATCCGAGGACGGAATTAGTAATAAAGGACGGTAGGAAGTTCTTGGAAGAAACGGAGCCCGGGTCATTCGACGTAATTATACTTGATCTCGTCGATCCGTTCGAAGGTGGACCAGCCGCTAAGCTGTACACAAAGGAGTTCTATCAGCTAGTAAAGAGGGCTCTCAGGGAAGGAGGTATAATGGTTACGCAAGCAACTTCAACGTCCTATACGCTCAAGATGTTCTCAGTAATATATAGAACAGTAAAGGAAGTGTTCGCTAATGCTAACGGCTACCATTCCTTCATTCAAGCCTTCGATAGCACTTGGGGCTTCGTGTGGGGTTCCGATGCGATTAATCTAAACGAACTGAAGCCGGAAGAGGTAGATTCAAGGATAAAGGCAAGGGTTAGAGGAGAGTTGAGGTACTACGACGGTTTGACTCACCTGAGCATGACCAACTTACCTAAGCATGTCAGGAAAGCTATGGAAAGTGAGACCATTGTTAGTACCGATGAGAAACCCTTCCTTCTAGAAGTTTAGAGGAACTTATCTTTTAGTTCTTCGACGTACCTTACGCTGTCCTTTACGTCCACGAACTTCTTCTCGACTTCCTCAACGTCTTCAGCCTTTACTTCTTCCCTTCCCTTCCTATGAGCAACTATTCTGGCTGGCTGCATGAGGTGTATCGCGTACCTCAAGCTCCTCTGTTCGCCTATTTCACCTAGCTTCTTTACTGCGTCTTCACTCAACTTCACTCCTTCCTCTTCAGCTCTTATTCTAACTATTTCTTCGATCTCGTCCCTCGTGTAAGGCCTAGTTCTAACTATTAACAATCTGTCCAACATGTCCAGAGGCATTCCGTGGGGAGCTACTTCGTCTGTACCCCTTATTTTGGCCATGCCTCTGTTAGTTGCCAATACTATTATTGGCGCGAACTCCTTTTCCATCGCTCTTGATAGGAAGCTGAATACCTCGAGATCGAGCATGTGGGCGTCATCGATGAAGAGGACGCCGGGCACTAGCTCGCCCTTGCCTTCCTTTAACCACTCGCTCACTAACTTATCAACTTGCTTCCTCACTTCGTCGCTAACGCTCTCCGGACCGAAGCCGGCAAGTAAGCTGAGCGGGGCTTGTTGAGCAGCGTAGTAAGTGTCTAAATCGTGAAGAGTTAAGGTGTGAACGACTTCCGTTTCTTTGAACACGGGACCCTTCGGTAGCTCAGTCTCTTTTATTAGCTTTATCCCACTACTCTCCTCCTCTTTGCTTTTAGCTCTCCCTATTTTGTAGACTCTTCCGGTATCCGCGTCTATGGCTATCACGTCTCCCCTCCTAATGCCCAATTGCAGAAGTTGGTACGCTATTTCTTCATCAGCCCTCAGCTCCTTTTCGTCGTCCTCTGTTTCGAGAGTAATGATAGCTTCCCTAGGCACCTTAACGTAGGGGTTGTAGGGATGCCTTACCATTTTGAACTTCAAGTTCTTTACTACGCCTTCATACACCTTTCTCTTTTCCTTTATTCTTATTCCTATTGCCCTCCTCATTGCTTGCATCAAGACCTCGCTCTTCCTTGGACTACCCATTATTTCGGAACCGCCTAGAGCAACGAAAGGCGTGTCTTCGCCGAGCTCCTTCGCTAACGCTATTGCAAGCGCCGTCTTACCGGTTCCAGGCGGACCAACTATCAGAACGCCCCTACCGGCCATTCTTCCTTCTCTTACCATCTCAACGACTAGTCCTAGAGCTTCCCTTGCCTCCTCTTGACCCACTAGCCCGTCTGCTACCTTCTTCGCCCTGCCTTTCTCATCAAGACCCAAACCTCTTATATGAGTATGGAAGCCAACCCTTACTTCGCCCTTACTCGTCTTTGGTATTTCCTCAATTACCACTATCTAATCCCCAGAGACAGATCAATCATCGGTTATATTTAAGTTTTTGCATAAATTTAGCATTCACCATCCCATGGTGAATCCTCATCTCCACCTCTTGTCCAAATTAACTTTTCAATTTACTCACAATCAATTTACTCATTTCCTCAACCTTAACCATTTGAATTCAGAAATGATGGTCTCATTAAGCACCTTCAGTTTCTACTAGACTTCATAATGCTCAATTCCATTTAAACCTAATCATTCAAAATTGCCTTTAAGAAATCAAATGCAATTTACCACTCTAGAGCTCAGACCATCAGTACATGGTCCTTTCAAGATCGATCTTTACAATGAGAAGTTGCATTGAGGGGTTAATAAGCGATCATGGGAACTTTGATGATCATGGGGATTTCCACTCCAGCCTACCTTATACAAGCATATGCATGCATATATTGGACAACTAATTGAGTTCAAGTTCTGGAAGGGAAGGTGTGAATGTGGAAAGGAGAGCTAAGGGAAAGGGTTAAAAGATGGGGAATTGGTTGTTTAAATAGGAGGGCAACGGTAGAATCCCAATAGGGAATAGAAAGTCTCTTCCATCTCATTCACCTCATACTATACTACTCATGTGCAGTAGAATCCCAATAGGGAATAGAAAGCTAAGGAGGTCGGCGATATCGTCGAACCCCTCCTCTTGTAGAATCCCAATAGGGAATAGAAAGTTTCGTCATTGTGATGATCGAAGATGACCACTCTTATTCCTGTAGAATCCCAATAGGGAATAGAAAGAAACGATAGAGCACGTTCACTTCAGTACTTTCGTTTTCGAGTAGAATCCCAATAGGGAATAGAAAGTAACGCAATACTCGGTTTTCTCTCGAGTTTCACGCCCGATCCGAGTGTAGAATCCCAATAGGGAATAGAAAGACCCCCGATTCTGTCCACAATCTCCCGTAAGATTTAAACATGTAGAATCCCAATAGGGAATAGAAAGCAACTTTACCGTTATAGTATCCGAGCGCTATCCTGTCCCTCGTAGAATCCCAATAGGGAATAGAAAGAGACTCCGTATGATTCTTTAAAACGGTATAGGCTTCCATTGTAGAATCCCAATAGGGAATAGAAAGCTCGTTGAAATCGAACTATCAAAGCACCATGCAATCATATCTAGTAGAATCCCAATAGGGAATAGAAAGACGCATCTTGGAGAAGCTGAACGTACCAATTCCGAAAGAAGTAGAATCCCAAGATGGAATAGAAAGCCCTCCAAAACTTTGCCGTACTGGGTGGCTACGTGTTTGGTAGAGATCCATGATGAAATGGAAACTTATTTCCTTCATAGAAAATGAATGAAAAAAGTTCACTCAAGCGCGCGAAAACGAATGGATAAAATTGGTTCCGAATCGAAGCCAATTCGAAGTTCACTTTAAATTTCCAACTCGTCTCTGTAGAAACTGGCCCCGTAGCTCAGCCAGGAGGAGCGCGGGCCTTCGGAGCCGCTAGGGTCCCCGGGCCCGCTAATCCCGGTGGGGCTGCCACTTATATGCCCTATTTTGTAGCCCCAAAATATTGTTTGTCTTATTTAGGGGTTAGCTGAATGTTGCTATTATTTTAACAGTTTTCTTACTGCTTCAGTTATAGTCCATATTTCTACTATTTTAGCCCTTCTTAGGTTTTGGAAGTCTTTGTCATTAGTTATTAGGATGCAGTGTGCTTTGAGGCATGTTGCAGCGTGGTATATGTCTGCGCTCTCTGTCTCCGGGAAATATTGTTTAACCCTATTAACGTCGTCGTTGCTCGGGCGCTCTAATTTGGCCTTATCTTTTATCAGTGAGTATAGGTGTTCCGCTTGTTCGCGTATTCTGGGGAGTCTAGTAGATAGTATTTTAAACCACTTCTCATATTCTTTGAGGAGTACATCATCTACAATTAGTTCAACCTCGGGGTCTAGTAGTAATTTTAGGAGGAGTTCTGTTGTTGTCGTGTAACCTGATTTGAATGCCGATATAAAGACATTTGTGTCAATCATGTATCTTTTGTTTTGCAAGCTCGTTGGCCTCCTCTTCTATCTCCCTCTCTATCGCACTTATCTCCAGTCCGGCTTTTGTCACTTCTTCAGCTATATCCCTAAGCATCTTCTCGACATCTATCTTCTTCAAAACAATAAGGTCATCCCTAAGCCCTACAACCATGAATGCATCCCCTCTCCTAAGCTTGAGTTCTTTCCTAAGCCTACTAGGAACTACTATTCTTCCCCTATCATCTATGACCACAACACTCAACCCATAACACCCATATTACCCATTTTACCCACCCATTATTTTAAAC is a genomic window containing:
- a CDS encoding methanogen output domain 1-containing protein produces the protein MEREKIKDEFISMFEAFMFEIVPEKLRKFFGEGALIALMYDIVKDASKKTITRYAPRNVVEAIEYALKLQQTVFGDFEFQIRELGGKVCVEVIKCPHQKYVDGAPYRCVPCIAMIAGAIESTGKRVQVNYFGRKVGAREPHVVIKIEKHKPLGHDRCLLEVLVSEDAGSE
- the speE gene encoding polyamine aminopropyltransferase, producing MYKVPLKTFNWFIEVQTPCSAHMHGIEEVYYKGRSQYQEIVVAKLCNVGKALILDGKIQSSEYDEWIYHESLVHPVMIAHPNPKRVAILGGGEGATLREVLKYDVEKVVMVDLDREVVEVAKKFLPEWHKGAFDDPRTELVIKDGRKFLEETEPGSFDVIILDLVDPFEGGPAAKLYTKEFYQLVKRALREGGIMVTQATSTSYTLKMFSVIYRTVKEVFANANGYHSFIQAFDSTWGFVWGSDAINLNELKPEEVDSRIKARVRGELRYYDGLTHLSMTNLPKHVRKAMESETIVSTDEKPFLLEV
- a CDS encoding type II toxin-antitoxin system VapC family toxin, whose protein sequence is MQNKRYMIDTNVFISAFKSGYTTTTELLLKLLLDPEVELIVDDVLLKEYEKWFKILSTRLPRIREQAEHLYSLIKDKAKLERPSNDDVNRVKQYFPETESADIYHAATCLKAHCILITNDKDFQNLRRAKIVEIWTITEAVRKLLK
- a CDS encoding class I SAM-dependent methyltransferase, with protein sequence MHYYKKGKGGRPIEIVLEARGVRLVLTTPPGLFSSSQIDLGTRLLIEWMEIPDKGKLLDIGCGYGPIGLFAKAFNPQLDVYMVDVNPQAVKASRRNAERNGLEVTVLQGNLYEPTDALGLREFSTIVSNPPLAAGKEVVESVIRGAPERLAKGGSLQMVFAKGGERAEELFKELFREVEVKRKKGYALVRGYL
- a CDS encoding VIT1/CCC1 transporter family protein — translated: MTGAAYVQAKHDPEVKAPLSAGVTGLSYLLSVILLALPYFLIHNIWAAFAASLLIALIILGGFIYYSSVINEKDFKREYLETVTLLMITAFGSYVFGTVMEGLLGTSVFGH
- a CDS encoding RuvB-like helicase, which codes for MVVIEEIPKTSKGEVRVGFHTHIRGLGLDEKGRAKKVADGLVGQEEAREALGLVVEMVREGRMAGRGVLIVGPPGTGKTALAIALAKELGEDTPFVALGGSEIMGSPRKSEVLMQAMRRAIGIRIKEKRKVYEGVVKNLKFKMVRHPYNPYVKVPREAIITLETEDDEKELRADEEIAYQLLQLGIRRGDVIAIDADTGRVYKIGRAKSKEEESSGIKLIKETELPKGPVFKETEVVHTLTLHDLDTYYAAQQAPLSLLAGFGPESVSDEVRKQVDKLVSEWLKEGKGELVPGVLFIDDAHMLDLEVFSFLSRAMEKEFAPIIVLATNRGMAKIRGTDEVAPHGMPLDMLDRLLIVRTRPYTRDEIEEIVRIRAEEEGVKLSEDAVKKLGEIGEQRSLRYAIHLMQPARIVAHRKGREEVKAEDVEEVEKKFVDVKDSVRYVEELKDKFL
- a CDS encoding TatD family hydrolase; amino-acid sequence: MVPIADGHTHSNPVKGLGMEKIAPKFREEGGWFVAIVGLSPWHYGLEATFEGYEKALEITVRECEKARKAGLKASCLFGFHPADVDKFMGRMQPHEVLELGLKVLELVEKGLREGKLDGIGEVGRQHYKTHPISVVIAEKIMDRAFQISKDFDAVVHLHLEQGGKVSVIDIKERIERYGTNSDRIVMHHLRGKTLRYAIEEGVRCTVPGVKGLLENVVSLPPEYIIESDHIDDPKRPGIVVYPWEMARNQKELLENGLVEEDYLYRVNVENVVKVFKVEPPT
- a CDS encoding ferritin family protein, whose product is MSSAQLSLEEIGKEMCREEWESYTIYSYLASLEKNKENAEKLKRIAEQERKHFEFWRKISRCEPPKVDLKKVKLIAKLLGVQFVLKKMELSEKNAVECYKKIKEMIKDEQLRKELEEILEEEMEHERALMSEVEDPRVKYLGYVALGLADAVVEVTGVHAGFLGATAKHRASGISWSDSGLLRLPLNDRSSLRPS
- a CDS encoding ABC transporter ATP-binding protein yields the protein MKEILVFNKVSKRYLDRYVLKDFDMVVEEGEVIRLEGPNGSGKTTILKIASGIERPSSGEVLVDGEPPWSLNAKRKLGVVMHFNMTYDELTVRENLELFSKLYGVSMERATRLCKEVGLDKRSMQKAMELSFGWRKRLELVRALLHSPKVLLLDEPFVGLDAPGKEALLNLLKEEVERGTAIIYTAPVGQLDRVTEGERVVTLVSQPSQ
- a CDS encoding AbrB/MazE/SpoVT family DNA-binding domain-containing protein; this encodes MVIDDRGRIVVPSRLRKELKLRRGDAFMVVGLRDDLIVLKKIDVEKMLRDIAEEVTKAGLEISAIEREIEEEANELAKQKIHD